One part of the Streptomyces ferrugineus genome encodes these proteins:
- a CDS encoding SMP-30/gluconolactonase/LRE family protein — translation MTAQLRPTRPDRLELGEGIRWTGTDVVLVDILAGRLLTAPHDETAPLRTVAQLPVPLGAVAPLSGHCGTWVAAADTGIGLLRPDGTLDWLARPEENAPHRMRMNDAVADPFGRFWAGSMAYDADEGAGSLYRLDRDGTVARVLDGITVPNGPAFTPDGGHMYLADSARGVVRRYPVDPVTGDLGAPEDFVTIREGSPDGMAVDVEGAVWIAVWGTGTVRRHLPDGTLDRTVRLPARQPAGVCLGGVLRVPHGTRARRGSGCCHSRHAPSPHRPKGQSRCRGGHGHRTGPSEHPLAHDVLHITTARVGLAAPGHDDGALFTVRVDVPGTPTPACRLDTVRSPSTSGDAG, via the coding sequence GTGACCGCGCAGCTGAGGCCCACCCGCCCCGACCGCCTGGAACTGGGCGAGGGCATCCGCTGGACCGGCACCGACGTCGTCCTCGTCGACATCCTCGCCGGCCGGCTGCTGACCGCACCGCACGACGAGACGGCGCCCCTGCGCACAGTGGCCCAACTCCCCGTCCCGCTGGGCGCCGTGGCACCCCTGTCCGGCCACTGCGGCACCTGGGTCGCGGCCGCCGACACCGGCATCGGCCTGCTGCGTCCCGACGGCACCCTCGACTGGCTGGCGCGGCCGGAGGAGAACGCCCCGCACCGCATGCGCATGAACGACGCCGTGGCCGACCCCTTCGGCCGGTTCTGGGCCGGCAGCATGGCGTACGACGCCGACGAGGGCGCCGGTTCCCTGTACCGCCTCGACCGGGACGGCACGGTCGCGCGGGTGCTGGACGGCATCACCGTGCCCAACGGACCCGCGTTCACCCCCGACGGCGGCCACATGTACCTCGCCGACAGCGCCCGCGGTGTCGTACGGCGCTACCCCGTGGACCCGGTGACGGGCGACCTCGGCGCACCCGAGGACTTCGTCACGATCCGCGAGGGCAGCCCCGACGGCATGGCCGTCGACGTCGAGGGTGCCGTGTGGATCGCCGTCTGGGGCACCGGCACCGTACGCCGCCATCTGCCCGACGGCACACTCGACCGCACCGTGCGCCTGCCGGCACGCCAACCGGCCGGGGTGTGCCTAGGGGGTGTTCTGAGGGTCCCGCACGGCACCCGCGCCCGCCGCGGCAGCGGCTGTTGTCACAGTCGGCACGCACCCTCGCCGCACCGGCCAAAGGGCCAAAGCCGCTGCCGCGGCGGGCACGGGCACCGCACTGGCCCCTCAGAGCACCCCCTGGCCCACGACGTCCTGCACATCACCACCGCCCGCGTGGGCCTTGCCGCACCCGGCCACGACGACGGCGCCCTGTTCACCGTCCGGGTGGACGTGCCCGGCACGCCGACGCCGGCCTGCCGGCTCGACACCGTCCGCAGCCCCTCGACCAGCGGGGACGCCGGATGA
- a CDS encoding YciI family protein, whose protein sequence is MEFFCYHRDRSDSLPLREKLGEEHWSYMDLFTEQLIARGPTFAADGETPTGSVHIVDLPDPAAARAFAFDEPNYQAGVYRDVLLRRWRNLLGRTMWDFPGGSGSGGDRYLVLGLGPERTDGPTEPPAGEDLIAYGPLLSDDGTAWLGTAALVRAPDAATARAVLAPHRYAHVEVHAWEFGGRR, encoded by the coding sequence ATGGAGTTCTTCTGCTACCACCGCGATCGGTCCGACTCGCTGCCCCTGCGCGAGAAGCTGGGGGAGGAGCACTGGTCGTACATGGACCTGTTCACCGAGCAGTTGATCGCGCGGGGCCCGACCTTCGCGGCGGACGGTGAGACGCCGACCGGCAGTGTGCACATCGTCGACCTGCCCGACCCCGCCGCGGCCCGCGCGTTCGCCTTCGACGAGCCCAACTACCAGGCCGGCGTGTACCGGGACGTGCTGCTGCGCCGCTGGCGCAACCTGCTCGGACGCACCATGTGGGACTTCCCCGGCGGCAGCGGCAGCGGCGGCGACCGGTATCTGGTGCTGGGCCTCGGCCCGGAGCGAACCGACGGCCCGACCGAGCCGCCGGCCGGCGAGGACCTCATCGCGTACGGGCCGCTGCTGTCCGACGACGGCACCGCCTGGCTCGGTACGGCGGCGCTGGTCAGGGCGCCGGACGCGGCGACCGCACGTGCCGTGCTGGCGCCCCACCGGTACGCCCATGTCGAGGTCCACGCCTGGGAGTTCGGCGGGCGACGCTGA
- a CDS encoding VOC family protein — translation MATTTSTQSLASVTLEVTDPEAARRFYTAFGVNEHIDLRAAEAQSTGFRGFTLALTVSRPATVDGFLAAAVDAGATVLKPAAKSLWGYGGVVRAPDGTIWKVATPAKKDTGPATREIDEILLLLGVADVKASRQFYVARGLTVARSFGGKYTEFAADGSSPVKLALYKRRGLAKDLGVADEGNGAHHIVLGSTVDAFTDPDGFTWEPTTSLLPTK, via the coding sequence ATGGCAACCACGACATCCACCCAGTCCCTCGCATCCGTCACCCTCGAGGTCACCGACCCCGAGGCCGCCCGCCGCTTCTACACCGCCTTCGGCGTAAACGAGCACATCGACCTACGCGCCGCCGAGGCGCAGTCCACCGGATTCCGCGGCTTCACCCTGGCACTCACGGTGTCCCGGCCGGCCACCGTCGACGGCTTCCTCGCCGCCGCCGTGGACGCCGGCGCCACGGTGCTGAAGCCCGCCGCGAAGTCGCTGTGGGGCTACGGCGGGGTCGTCCGGGCGCCGGACGGCACGATCTGGAAGGTCGCGACCCCGGCGAAGAAGGACACCGGTCCCGCCACCCGCGAGATCGACGAGATCCTCCTGCTGCTGGGCGTCGCGGACGTGAAGGCCAGCAGGCAGTTCTACGTCGCCCGGGGCCTGACCGTGGCCCGGAGCTTCGGCGGCAAGTACACCGAGTTCGCCGCCGACGGCTCCAGCCCCGTCAAGCTGGCCCTGTACAAGCGCCGCGGCCTGGCCAAGGACCTCGGCGTCGCCGACGAGGGCAACGGCGCGCACCACATCGTCCTCGGCAGCACCGTCGACGCCTTCACCGACCCGGACGGCTTCACCTGGGAGCCCACGACGTCACTCCTGCCCACGAAGTAG
- the dgoD gene encoding galactonate dehydratase — translation MKITRIETFLVPPRWLFCRIETDDGVVGWGEPVVEGRAEVVRAAVDVLADYLLCKDPLRIQDHWQVLTKGGFYRGGPVLSSAVAGLDQALWDIAGKTYGAPVHALLGGPVRERVRVYAWVGGDEPAQLTEQITAQVEAGFTAVKMNAAGATSPITTAAETAAVVARVAAARDVLGPDRDVAVDFHGRFTAASARRVLAELAPLHPLFVEEPVVPEHGHLLPGLVAATPIPLATGERLYSRGEFLPALTAGIAVAQPDLSHAGGISEVHRIASLADTYGAQLAPHCPLGPIALAASLQVAFATPNFLIQEQSRGIHYNKDADLLSYLADPAPFRFVDGHAPRNDAPGLGITLDEAAVREADRTGHAWRNPVWRHSDDSFAEW, via the coding sequence GTGAAGATCACTCGAATAGAAACCTTCCTGGTCCCGCCGCGCTGGCTGTTCTGCCGCATCGAGACCGACGACGGCGTGGTCGGCTGGGGCGAACCCGTCGTCGAGGGCCGGGCCGAGGTGGTCCGCGCCGCCGTGGACGTCCTGGCGGACTACCTCCTCTGCAAGGACCCGCTGCGCATCCAGGACCACTGGCAGGTGCTCACCAAGGGCGGCTTCTACCGCGGCGGCCCCGTCCTCTCCAGCGCCGTCGCCGGCCTCGACCAGGCCCTGTGGGACATCGCCGGCAAGACCTACGGCGCCCCCGTGCACGCCCTGCTCGGCGGGCCCGTACGCGAACGCGTCCGCGTCTACGCCTGGGTCGGCGGTGACGAACCCGCCCAGCTCACCGAGCAGATCACCGCCCAGGTCGAGGCCGGCTTCACCGCCGTCAAGATGAACGCCGCCGGCGCCACCTCGCCCATCACCACGGCGGCCGAGACCGCCGCCGTCGTCGCCCGGGTGGCCGCCGCCCGCGACGTCCTCGGCCCGGACCGCGACGTCGCCGTCGACTTCCACGGCCGCTTCACCGCCGCGAGCGCCCGCCGCGTGCTGGCCGAACTCGCCCCGCTGCACCCGCTGTTCGTGGAGGAACCCGTCGTCCCCGAACACGGCCATCTGCTGCCCGGCCTGGTCGCCGCGACCCCGATCCCCCTCGCCACCGGCGAACGCCTCTACTCCCGCGGCGAGTTCCTGCCCGCCCTCACCGCCGGCATCGCCGTCGCCCAGCCCGACCTGTCCCACGCCGGCGGCATCTCCGAGGTGCACCGCATCGCCTCCCTGGCCGACACCTACGGCGCCCAGCTGGCCCCGCACTGCCCGCTCGGCCCCATCGCGCTGGCCGCCAGCCTCCAGGTCGCCTTCGCGACCCCCAACTTCCTGATCCAGGAACAGAGCCGAGGCATCCACTACAACAAGGACGCCGACCTGCTGTCCTACCTCGCCGACCCCGCCCCGTTCCGCTTCGTCGACGGCCACGCGCCCCGCAACGATGCCCCCGGCCTGGGCATCACCCTCGACGAGGCGGCCGTACGCGAGGCCGACCGCACCGGACACGCCTGGCGCAACCCCGTCTGGCGGCACTCCGACGACTCCTTCGCCGAGTGGTGA
- a CDS encoding bifunctional 4-hydroxy-2-oxoglutarate aldolase/2-dehydro-3-deoxy-phosphogluconate aldolase, giving the protein MDLTAALATHRLVAIVRGDDPDAALRTVLALVEEGIELIEVSLSGKDALAVIERARHALGPGHPLGAGTVLTADDARAAHRAGADFAVTPGLGDGVTTAQELGMPVLAGVLTPTEIIAARALGVAALKVFPITQSGGAAYLKALRGPFPDAPFVPVGGVDEAAARACLAAGAVAVGVGSPLVGDAADGGSTAALRERARRFRTVVAQAATP; this is encoded by the coding sequence GTGGACCTGACGGCCGCGCTGGCCACTCACCGACTGGTCGCGATCGTGCGCGGCGACGACCCCGACGCCGCGCTGCGCACCGTACTGGCCCTGGTCGAGGAGGGCATCGAACTGATCGAGGTCTCGCTCAGCGGCAAGGACGCCCTCGCCGTCATCGAACGCGCCCGCCACGCCCTCGGCCCCGGCCACCCCCTCGGCGCAGGCACCGTGCTGACCGCCGACGACGCCCGCGCCGCCCACCGTGCCGGAGCCGACTTCGCGGTCACCCCCGGACTCGGCGACGGCGTCACCACGGCACAGGAGCTGGGCATGCCGGTCCTCGCCGGAGTGCTGACCCCGACCGAGATCATCGCCGCCCGCGCACTGGGCGTGGCCGCGCTGAAGGTCTTCCCGATCACCCAGTCCGGGGGAGCGGCCTATCTCAAAGCCCTGCGCGGCCCGTTCCCCGACGCGCCGTTCGTCCCGGTGGGCGGGGTCGACGAGGCCGCCGCGCGCGCCTGCCTCGCGGCCGGTGCCGTCGCGGTCGGCGTCGGCTCGCCCCTGGTCGGCGACGCCGCCGACGGCGGCAGCACCGCCGCGCTCAGGGAGCGCGCCCGCCGGTTCCGCACCGTCGTGGCACAGGCGGCGACGCCGTGA
- a CDS encoding helix-turn-helix domain-containing protein, whose translation MSNIVDPLVGRIAARIRTERERRRWTLAQLADASGVSQAMISRIERGESSPTAVVLGKLSAAFQLSVASLLALAEGAPHEADARPGVRRQTDAAEWRDPGTGYRRRQITGPRFPAEIAEIRLPAGARVPYPAAAFAFVRQVVWVLDGRLTFHDGDAVHELGAGDTIELGEPTERVFANTTDTECRYAVILARGTQP comes from the coding sequence ATGTCCAACATAGTAGATCCTCTGGTGGGGCGGATCGCGGCCCGGATCCGCACCGAACGTGAACGCCGCCGGTGGACCCTGGCCCAGCTCGCGGACGCCTCCGGTGTCTCCCAGGCGATGATCAGCAGGATCGAGCGCGGTGAGAGCAGCCCCACGGCCGTCGTCCTCGGCAAGCTGTCGGCCGCCTTCCAGCTCAGCGTCGCGTCCCTGCTCGCCCTCGCCGAAGGCGCGCCGCACGAGGCGGACGCACGGCCCGGTGTGCGCCGCCAGACCGACGCGGCCGAGTGGCGCGACCCGGGCACCGGCTACCGGCGCCGGCAGATCACCGGCCCGCGGTTCCCCGCCGAGATCGCCGAGATCCGTCTGCCGGCCGGTGCCCGGGTGCCGTACCCGGCCGCGGCGTTCGCCTTCGTACGACAGGTCGTCTGGGTCCTCGACGGCCGGCTGACCTTCCACGACGGGGACGCCGTCCATGAACTCGGCGCGGGCGACACCATCGAACTCGGCGAGCCCACCGAGCGCGTCTTCGCCAACACCACCGACACCGAGTGCCGCTACGCCGTGATCCTCGCCCGCGGCACCCAGCCGTGA
- a CDS encoding PfkB family carbohydrate kinase has protein sequence MGLCTLDVIQLVDHVPAPDEKLTAREQTVAAGGPAANAAVTFAHLGGAAGLLSAIGSHPLARAVTVDLDRAGVTVSDLAPHATDPPAVSSIMVTAATGQRAVASTNATGHRLAPPADLGALVAACDIVQLDGHHMQLATATAHAARAAGRRTVLDAGSWKPGTQNLLGWIDVAVCSADFHPPGTRTPTDVLRFLHRHGVAWAAVTRGERPIVWAGPDGGGTVDVPAVPVADTLGAGDVLHGALTHHLAAQRELNSQGFAQALRAAAEVASRACTSFGTRAWMR, from the coding sequence GTGGGTCTGTGCACCCTGGATGTCATCCAGCTCGTCGATCATGTCCCGGCTCCCGACGAGAAGCTCACGGCCCGCGAACAGACCGTGGCCGCGGGCGGTCCGGCGGCGAACGCGGCCGTGACCTTCGCCCACCTGGGCGGCGCCGCCGGGCTGCTCAGCGCCATCGGCTCCCACCCGCTGGCCCGTGCGGTCACGGTCGACCTGGACCGGGCGGGCGTGACCGTGTCGGACCTCGCGCCCCACGCGACCGACCCTCCCGCCGTGTCCTCCATCATGGTCACCGCCGCCACCGGTCAGCGTGCCGTCGCCTCGACCAACGCCACCGGACACCGGCTCGCCCCGCCCGCCGATCTCGGAGCGCTGGTGGCGGCCTGCGACATCGTCCAACTCGACGGTCACCACATGCAGCTGGCCACGGCGACCGCTCACGCCGCGCGCGCCGCCGGGCGCCGTACCGTCCTGGACGCGGGCAGTTGGAAGCCGGGCACACAGAACCTGCTGGGGTGGATCGACGTGGCCGTCTGCTCCGCCGACTTCCATCCGCCGGGCACCCGCACCCCCACCGACGTCCTGCGCTTCCTCCACCGGCACGGGGTCGCCTGGGCGGCGGTCACCCGGGGAGAACGGCCCATCGTGTGGGCGGGCCCCGACGGCGGCGGAACCGTCGACGTGCCCGCCGTGCCGGTGGCGGACACGCTGGGCGCCGGCGACGTTCTGCACGGCGCCCTGACCCATCACCTCGCCGCCCAACGGGAGCTGAACTCACAGGGCTTCGCCCAGGCCCTGCGGGCCGCCGCCGAGGTGGCGTCCCGGGCGTGCACCTCGTTCGGCACGCGAGCCTGGATGCGCTGA
- a CDS encoding GNAT family N-acetyltransferase, protein MTVRPAHLGDAEAVRAIRNHAVEHSTALWTDTPQSPAEGAAWLSTHIERGSAFVADVDGEVAGFAVYGPWRELDGYRHTVEDSVYVREGRHGLGIGSALLATLVTAAREAGHRVVVAGIEAENTASIRLHERFGFRHAGTLPEVGTKFGRRLDLALMRLALN, encoded by the coding sequence GTGACGGTACGCCCGGCACATCTCGGCGACGCCGAGGCCGTCCGCGCGATCCGCAACCACGCGGTCGAGCACTCGACGGCCCTGTGGACCGACACCCCGCAGTCCCCGGCCGAGGGGGCGGCCTGGCTGTCCACACACATCGAGCGCGGCTCGGCGTTCGTGGCCGACGTGGACGGCGAGGTGGCCGGGTTCGCGGTCTACGGCCCGTGGCGGGAGCTGGACGGATACCGCCACACGGTCGAGGACTCGGTCTACGTCCGCGAAGGCCGGCACGGACTCGGCATCGGCTCCGCCCTGCTCGCAACGCTCGTCACCGCGGCGCGCGAGGCGGGGCACCGGGTCGTCGTCGCCGGTATCGAAGCGGAGAACACCGCGTCGATCCGGCTGCACGAACGGTTCGGGTTCCGGCATGCCGGCACCCTGCCGGAGGTCGGCACCAAGTTCGGCCGCCGACTCGACCTGGCCCTCATGCGACTGGCTCTGAACTGA
- a CDS encoding MFS transporter, whose translation MTRPLPRGGTLVLACTAGTAIANNYALQPALSAVAADLGVPLSVIGLVPTAALVGCMTGFALLLPLIDHVAPRRLVTAQLTALAAALGIAATASGPALLLAAHLLIGAAASVAAQAGNIAGRHARPGRRGTGVATVAAGMSAGILLSRVVGGALADVLGWRRMLLVFAVLVLLCAAAARTLLPRQRPRTDLGYRATLASLPPLLRHHPPLRRAVATGGLWYFAFNLVWVALALALAEPPHSLGPTAIGLYSLAGLLGFAALPLSGRLTDRHTPRAVITAAVLAAAAGTALLATGLSRPPVTALGLALFDAGCFAAQAANQSRIIALDPRRSGSLSSVYLVLYFTIGALGSALAAPVLDALGWRGVTLTALTALLLAAALGRPGVGRG comes from the coding sequence GTGACCCGGCCGCTGCCCCGAGGCGGCACGCTGGTCCTCGCCTGCACAGCCGGCACGGCGATCGCGAACAACTACGCCCTCCAGCCCGCGCTCTCGGCCGTCGCCGCCGATCTGGGCGTGCCCCTCTCCGTGATCGGCCTCGTGCCGACGGCCGCGCTCGTCGGCTGCATGACCGGCTTCGCCCTCCTGCTGCCCCTCATCGACCACGTCGCCCCGCGTCGCCTGGTGACCGCACAGCTCACGGCGCTGGCCGCCGCCCTCGGGATCGCCGCCACCGCGTCCGGCCCGGCCCTGCTCCTGGCCGCCCATCTGCTGATCGGCGCCGCCGCCAGTGTCGCGGCGCAGGCCGGCAACATCGCGGGCCGGCACGCGCGGCCCGGGCGGCGTGGCACCGGCGTCGCCACCGTGGCCGCCGGCATGTCGGCCGGCATCCTGCTCAGCCGGGTGGTGGGAGGGGCGCTGGCCGACGTCCTCGGGTGGCGGCGGATGCTCCTCGTCTTCGCCGTCCTCGTCCTGCTCTGCGCGGCGGCCGCCCGTACGCTGCTTCCCCGGCAGCGTCCCCGCACCGACCTCGGCTACCGCGCCACCCTCGCCTCGCTTCCCCCGCTGCTGCGCCACCACCCACCGCTGCGCCGCGCCGTGGCCACCGGCGGCCTGTGGTACTTCGCGTTCAATCTCGTCTGGGTCGCCCTGGCGCTCGCCCTGGCCGAGCCGCCCCACTCCCTGGGCCCGACCGCCATCGGCCTGTACAGCCTGGCCGGGCTCCTCGGCTTCGCCGCCCTCCCCCTGAGCGGACGCCTCACCGACCGCCACACCCCCCGCGCCGTGATCACCGCCGCTGTCCTGGCCGCCGCGGCCGGAACCGCGCTGCTGGCCACCGGTCTGAGCCGCCCACCGGTCACGGCACTCGGGCTCGCCCTGTTCGACGCCGGCTGCTTCGCCGCCCAGGCCGCCAACCAGAGCCGCATCATCGCCCTCGACCCCCGCCGCTCCGGAAGCCTCAGCAGCGTCTACCTCGTGCTGTACTTCACGATCGGCGCCCTCGGCAGCGCACTCGCCGCACCTGTGCTGGACGCCCTCGGCTGGCGGGGCGTCACCCTCACCGCCCTCACCGCGCTGCTCCTCGCGGCGGCCCTGGGACGCCCCGGCGTGGGCCGCGGGTGA
- a CDS encoding FadR/GntR family transcriptional regulator: MTPYARCGVHGQTVEALARRILCGQIPEGATLDLVALQSELDVSLTALRESLKVLAAKGMVDARQKRGTFVRARADWNLLDADVLRWQFEGADQATDADRTLLRNLAEVRAIVEPAAVRLAAERRTDADLAALEAALEAMGEEGFDPGQAVAADLAFHRALLTATHNELLERMEMVIEPGLAHRDRIVHSHPHSEDPVPAHRAVLDAVRDQDPQAAEAAMRALLVQAGRDLDRVEADDDTKGTGGK, from the coding sequence CGGCGTGCACGGCCAGACCGTGGAGGCCCTCGCCCGCCGCATCCTGTGCGGTCAGATCCCCGAGGGCGCCACGCTCGACCTGGTGGCGCTGCAGAGCGAGTTGGACGTCAGCCTCACCGCCCTGCGCGAGTCCCTGAAGGTGCTCGCCGCCAAGGGCATGGTCGACGCCCGCCAGAAACGCGGCACCTTCGTCAGGGCCCGCGCCGACTGGAACCTGCTCGACGCCGACGTGCTGCGCTGGCAGTTCGAGGGCGCCGACCAGGCCACCGACGCCGACCGGACGCTGCTGCGCAATCTCGCCGAGGTCCGCGCCATCGTCGAACCGGCCGCCGTACGGCTGGCCGCCGAGCGCCGCACCGACGCCGACCTCGCGGCCCTCGAAGCGGCGCTGGAGGCGATGGGGGAGGAGGGCTTCGACCCGGGGCAGGCCGTGGCGGCCGACCTCGCCTTCCACCGCGCCCTGCTCACCGCCACCCACAACGAACTCCTCGAACGCATGGAGATGGTGATCGAGCCCGGCCTCGCCCACCGCGACCGCATCGTGCACAGCCACCCCCACAGCGAGGACCCCGTACCGGCCCACCGCGCCGTCCTGGACGCCGTACGCGACCAGGACCCGCAGGCCGCGGAGGCCGCGATGCGGGCCCTGCTCGTCCAGGCCGGTCGCGATCTGGACCGGGTCGAGGCCGACGACGACACGAAAGGCACCGGCGGCAAGTGA
- a CDS encoding sugar kinase encodes MTATWRPAPGPVVCVGETMAALAPDPPSPLRTAPRLRLSVAGAESNVAMYLADHGIPVAWLSALGDDPLGHRVRDTVAATGVDVSHVRTDPHRPTGLLVKDPGPDGTRVHYYRRGSAASALGPDLLDGPPVRTAALLHLTGITPALSESCRALVTRALTTEPGTRPYAVSFDVNHRAALWPHGTAPAALRELADRADIVFVGLDEAQALWGANFTEEGVRAQLRRPRILVVKDGANTATAFTEEGTVAVPTPRTAVVEAVGAGDAFAAGFLAGLLRGATTANALRLGHITAASALQVTGDHGPLPDPAEREALLALSAREWAERAVVSPSA; translated from the coding sequence ATGACCGCCACCTGGCGCCCCGCTCCCGGCCCGGTCGTCTGCGTCGGAGAGACGATGGCCGCCCTTGCCCCCGACCCGCCGAGCCCTCTGCGCACCGCACCCCGGCTGCGTCTGTCGGTGGCGGGAGCCGAGTCGAACGTCGCCATGTACCTCGCCGACCACGGCATCCCGGTCGCCTGGCTCTCGGCACTCGGCGACGACCCGCTGGGACATCGCGTCCGCGACACCGTCGCCGCGACCGGCGTCGACGTCTCGCACGTGCGCACCGACCCCCACCGCCCGACCGGCCTGCTGGTGAAGGATCCGGGCCCCGACGGTACCCGCGTGCACTACTACCGGCGCGGCTCGGCCGCCTCCGCCCTCGGCCCGGACCTGCTGGACGGCCCGCCCGTCCGCACGGCGGCACTGCTGCACCTGACCGGCATCACCCCGGCGCTGTCCGAGTCCTGCCGCGCCCTGGTGACACGGGCACTGACCACCGAGCCGGGCACCCGCCCGTACGCGGTGAGCTTCGACGTCAACCACCGGGCCGCCCTGTGGCCGCACGGCACGGCCCCGGCCGCGCTGCGCGAGCTCGCCGACCGCGCCGACATCGTCTTCGTCGGCCTGGACGAGGCACAGGCGCTGTGGGGCGCGAACTTTACCGAGGAAGGCGTGCGCGCGCAGCTCCGGCGGCCGCGCATCCTCGTCGTCAAGGACGGGGCGAACACCGCGACCGCGTTCACCGAGGAGGGCACCGTCGCGGTGCCGACACCGCGTACGGCGGTCGTGGAGGCCGTCGGCGCCGGCGACGCCTTCGCGGCCGGGTTCCTCGCGGGCCTGCTGCGGGGCGCGACCACGGCCAACGCCCTCCGCCTGGGGCACATCACCGCCGCCTCCGCGCTCCAAGTGACGGGAGACCACGGCCCGTTGCCCGATCCGGCGGAGAGGGAGGCGCTGCTCGCCCTGTCGGCGCGGGAGTGGGCGGAGCGGGCGGTGGTGTCGCCGTCGGCCTGA
- a CDS encoding aldose epimerase family protein: MLQITTDPAHGGRWTSLRAPGREWLWHRPDPERDRAVPGDAFVDAGGLEECVPTVRGLPDHGDAWSRPWTRTGGTEHVRGASFTLERSIRPTADGGAQADYTLTAQPGFRFVWAAHALLDLSAHATLRMPSGATTRLFPEAAPLLDEPWPTGAPWITGPWPTPRGLPLHRLGPDDGTAVGAVVDTPLCCVHDDGDRLALELRADGQPVSIALWRNLAGHPQPDPYRSTGVEPMLGRVFDLADAGPDDAARVPESGEVRWRLTLTGACRCPSNPAPKEHRSWT; encoded by the coding sequence TTGCTGCAGATCACCACCGACCCCGCGCACGGCGGCCGCTGGACCTCCCTGCGCGCACCCGGACGCGAATGGCTCTGGCACCGCCCGGACCCGGAACGCGACCGGGCCGTGCCGGGCGACGCGTTCGTGGACGCGGGCGGTCTCGAGGAGTGCGTTCCCACCGTCCGGGGCCTGCCCGACCACGGGGACGCCTGGTCGCGGCCCTGGACCCGGACCGGCGGCACCGAACACGTACGGGGCGCGTCCTTCACTCTCGAACGGTCCATCCGTCCCACGGCCGACGGCGGCGCCCAGGCCGACTACACCCTCACCGCACAGCCCGGCTTCCGCTTCGTGTGGGCGGCCCACGCCCTGCTGGACCTGTCCGCGCACGCAACCCTGCGCATGCCGTCCGGCGCCACCACCCGACTGTTCCCCGAAGCGGCGCCACTCCTGGACGAACCCTGGCCCACCGGCGCACCCTGGATCACCGGCCCGTGGCCCACACCCCGCGGACTGCCCCTGCACCGGCTAGGCCCCGACGACGGCACCGCGGTCGGGGCCGTCGTCGACACACCGCTGTGCTGCGTCCACGACGACGGTGACCGACTCGCCCTGGAACTGCGGGCGGACGGACAACCCGTGTCGATCGCCCTGTGGCGCAACCTCGCCGGCCACCCCCAACCGGACCCCTACCGCAGCACGGGCGTCGAGCCCATGCTCGGCCGCGTCTTCGACCTCGCCGACGCCGGACCCGACGACGCCGCACGGGTCCCGGAGTCCGGCGAGGTCCGCTGGCGGCTCACGCTCACCGGGGCCTGCCGCTGCCCCTCGAACCCCGCACCGAAGGAGCACCGTTCGTGGACCTGA